One Ornithorhynchus anatinus isolate Pmale09 chromosome 2, mOrnAna1.pri.v4, whole genome shotgun sequence DNA segment encodes these proteins:
- the LOC100085164 gene encoding olfactory receptor 52J3-like codes for MGDPNQSSLYPASFTLLGIPGLEEAHTWIAFLICLMYVTALAGNSIMLLVIGREPGLHSPMFFFICFLSTTDIFLSSATIPKMLAIMWLQAREISFDSCIAQMVFIHLFTGVESGILVAMAFDRYMAICRPLRYRVILTDRLVVKLGLTALLRPLLIVLPFILLIKRLHFCKATILPHSYCEHMGIAKLACSDIRVNVVYGLTGALLVFSVDLVLIGLSYSLILRAVLRLPTKEARVKAFSTCGSHVSVMMVFYTPALFSFLTHRFGHHVPRFVHILLANFYVVLPPMLNPIIYGVKTKQIRESILRTFQKKRSN; via the coding sequence ATGGGGGATCCCAACCAGAGCAGCCTCTACCCAGCCTCGTTTACCCTgctgggcattccaggcctggaggAGGCCCACACCTGGATCGCCTTCCTCATCTGTCTCATGTACGTTACGGCCCTTGCAGGTAACAGCATCATGCTCCTGGTCATCGGGAGGGAGCCCGGCCTCCACTCCCCCATGTTCTTCTTCATCTGCTTCCTGTCAACCACCGACATCTTCCTGTCTTCGGCGACCATCCCCAAGATGCTTGCTATCATGTGGCTCCAGGCTAGAGAGATCAGTTTTGACTCCTGCATAGCCCAGATGGTTTTCATCCACTTGTTTACAGGGGTAGAGTCCGGGATCCTGGTGGCCATGGCATTTGACCGCTACATGGCCATCTGCCGCCCCCTGAGATACAGAGTGATCTTGACCGACAGGCTTGTGGTCAAGCTGGGACTGACAGCCCTCTTGAGGCCTCTGCTGATCGTCCTTCCTTTCATCTTGCTCATCAAGCGTCTCCACTTCTGCAAAGCCACCATTCTCCCTCACTCCTACTGTGAGCACATGGGCATCGCCAAGCTGGCATGCTCGGATATCAGAGTAAATGTTGTGTATGGGCTAACTGGAGCCCTGCTGGTCTTTTCTGTGGACTTAGTCTTGATTGGGCTATCCTATTCCTTGATCCTCCGGGCAGTTTTGAGACTTCCCACCAAAGAGGCCAGGGTCAAAGCCTTCAGCACCTGTGGCTCCCATGTCAGCGTCATGATGGTGTTCTACActccagccctgttctccttcctgaccCACCGCTTCGGCCACCACGTCCCCCGCTTTGTCCACATCCTGCTGGCAAATTTCTACGTTGTCCTGCCGCCCATGCTCAACCCCATCATCTATGGTGTGAAGACCAAGCAAATTCGCGAGAGCATCCTGAGAACTTtccagaagaagagaagcaactaA